AGTCAATTTCTATACATTGAACATCCTTGCAGTTATCTTCAAAATTCTTACTAGTTTCCTCAGCCATCTTCTCCCATCCCTTACATGGATCCGGACCAAAGTACTTATCAATGTATAGTCTTGGGGAAGTGTCACTGGACAAAAACTGCTCTTCATTATTCTCGGGGAAATTATCCTCAATCCTGCTGGAAATGACACCTTCATATCTGTCTGACAAGTGTGATCCTCGAGACACAGCATCAGACCTGAGGGGGTCGGTCATCTCTGATGCGTCTGATGTTGGATATTCATCTCCCCATGAACCTTTTTCATGGTTACTCATATCAACCTGGAGAAAAACATAGGAATCAGCTATATGAAACATCTTATTGGCTAAGTTTCATGCTATGATCTATTTTAGGACAAAATCTCCACGAACCCAAGATTTTGATGCTGGATTTTCTCCTGCCCGCAGCATATTCTCAACACGAGATTGAGCTAAGTCACGCTGATGTTTTAGTTCTCGTATCTCTTTGCTCATCTGCAAAAGTTAAGAGAATTcaacattacatatatatgcaacGGCAGTTAATAGGTTTTTTCAAGAGAGTGACTTGGAAAAATGTAAATGATTAAGACTGGAGCACGGTTTATAAGAACAACCTAAGTATCTTTAATAAGTGGAATTTGGACAAGGAATCTTTTTCAGTCACCTTCTCGATAAGAAGTTCCTTCTCTTTTAGTGCTGATGAAGAAGATGAGGCAGAAGCTGACCTCAAATTTCTTAACTCGTTCTCCAGCCTAGCTAGTTCTCTTTGCAGTTGCTTGACAAGTGCTTTCTCTGACATCACCAAATTCACTTGTGCATTCGTACTAACTTGCTTGGCACAGCTAGCAAATAGGAGCGTATTTCTTGATTGCTCGACATGACTGTGAGCTGGGCTCATCGTGCAAATAATAGCGGTTCTGGCGTTGCCACCCAACGAGTTCTGTAGTATTCGTGTCAGCTTGGAGTCTCTATATGGAATATGGCCATTTCTTCCTTTGCTGCATCAGAATATGATGAGAAGACAGTAAATTAGGTTATGCATATGGGGCATAGACTTAGGAAGTTAGCCAATTCAAATCTAAAAGTGAAAGAAGAATGAACGAATAGAACGAAGAGCTCCATTTGTCTGGTAGATGGATATCAGAaggaaaaaatcttaaaatttcaagCCTGAAGTTCTGGAATGTACCTTAATTTGCGAATAACTGTCCCAAGTGTAAGCAAACTGCGATTAATGTGGCAACCTTCTTTTAGCCGCGTGCCAGCTGATAATGTTTGAGAAGCACGTTCACTGCCCGCAAGATCAACAAAATTCTGTGTTTGCATGAAACATGAAGAGTGTTATGTACTCTCTTCACTATGATAATCCTAAGAGTCCACTGCAGGACAATTTATCAGAAAACATAGTCTAGAACAGAATTGTCTGTAAGTTTCCTACCACTGTAGCTGTTAGAACGCTTGAATTATCTCTGCCAAGGTACTCACGAGCTTCACTGTCAACCGTCTGCAGGAATATTTATCGTATAGGAAGTCAACAGAGTATAATGAAATCCTCATCTTTAAATGACAATTAGCTAGTTTAAGAAGCATACCAAGCGCAGAATTTGATGGGATCTGGAGCTCATTTCATTCAGAGTAGTCTCTCCTATTTGCCTTTGAGCTGCGGGAAGAGAGTTTCGCTAAGAGTAACTAGAGGTGCTATTTAATAAAAGGACGGAATAATTATATCGATACCTCTTAAGGTTCAGGCTTATTTCAAAAGAAACCATTGCTTTTGAAGACTTATATTGCAGCCCTACAGCCATGttttacaaaagaaattcCTAGAAACAGATTCTTGGGGAATTTGTTACGTAAAATATGACTGCAGGTGGCCTTAGCCATGATTTTCAGAAATCGATAGCTTTCTTGTAATTTGCCTAATGAATAATAGTAGTACAAGTGCTCTTACCTTCACAAACTGATAGGAGCTCTCTTAGATGGTCGAAGTCCCTTAAGGTCACCTCGGTAAGTTTGTCAACAACAGTCCCTCTCTGCAgcagcaaaagaaaattaagtatCACTAAAATGTTACAGTttgtttaaagaaaaaaaaaaaaatcaaaatttacctccGGATCATCCAGAAGTCTAAGTGGACCACCATCAGGCCAGAGGAGGTCTCTGACTGCTTCATTGTAAATCTCCATAGCCGAAAATTTTAACACAAATTCTCTTTCAGAATGCTGTATTTTGAGAAAGTATGAGTTAGACAACTTCGAGAAAATGACTTCTGACTCAAAATCAAGACTCGAATTATCATGATCAGAAATGCCTTGTGTATGTAGTCATATATATCTGCTACTGTGTACTCTGTAATTCCAGTCATGGTGTATGTTTTTCCACTGCTTGTCTGTCCATACGCAAAAATAGTTGCTGCGGAGGAAATCCGCCGTCAGTTAAAAGCTTATAGTATCATGTTGGAACATCAGGAAGAATATTTCAAGGGCAAGTGCTCACAGTTCATTCCGCTTAATACAGAAAGGGCTATCTTCTTAGCAGCTTCCTCGTAAACTTGCCCCGTGGAAGCTTCAGTCCCAAATACTCTGTCTACCGATAAGGAAGAAAAggcaaaaacataaaataatgtattgagtgataagaaaatgaaaactcAAAACCATAGACGACTACAGCAAGGGGAACTTCAACAATATCAAACTTTTGTCAAGTTGGAGAGCACCTATGATCTCAGACTGTAAAGAGAACACATAAAAACTGCTTACCAAACGTGTGGGCTGTTGGAACCAAAGAACGCTCCGCAAGACTATTCTTGAATACGATGGTCGTGCTGTTGATGCATTCCCAATCCGAGACATCATTCTTCCCGAGTTCCCTCTCGTTCAGAGGCCTCACCCTTACTGCAACAAAGATTTTCTCCTCTTGTGCACTTGAATCTTGGCCATCCCAGTCGACCAGATCCTCCCCAAATCCAATGATCGACCCCCCCATTTCTGATCGCCTATCCTATATCCTCCCTACCCAAATGCACTTGAAGAGAATCGACAAGCTACTAGAACCAACAAGTAGAACCCTTCATATATTCCCTCTCTTTTTACCTCTCTTTGTAAAAAGAGAGGGATTTTGTACTGCAAAAGGCTTAAGTTCAGCCCGTCTGTCCTATTTCTCTGCAACAAAACAAGATTCTAACATAAGCGTGGATATAACACCTACATTAGAGGTATATTGTTGAATTCCGAGATTTCTAACCTTGAAGTTACTTTTACAATATAAGAACTccttcctcttttcttttagCCCCAAATGTGATCTTTGTTTCTTGTAATATACTGATCCTATTTCTACCCACCACAACAAACATGACATAAACTACCTAAGTTCTGTATATTGCTCCTTATATTCACGAACATGCAATGAGGCATTGTAGATAAACCCTGTACgattttcaaaatcttgaaaaaataaagaatgtaCTGAGTTCTTCCTCAAtccagaaaaagagaaaatggaaaaaagaacaTCTTCATGCAAACAGGTTGATCACTTAAACAGCTCATTGCCACAATTTCTCGAACTTTTCATGATACCACGTGAATTGACACCACATTGCACATAAATCACAAGAAAACTAAATTTGACGACCCACAAAACATTCCAgccaaaaacaataaaaagatgTGCATATTCACTCACTTTTTATACCAAaatgtcaataattttatcttcagGAAAACCCACAAGCGAACTAATTCCGGAGAAAATGCTGACAGATGAAGAATGGTAAATGCAAGGTGAAACGACCCATTGGAGGGTTGGAGaaagtgtgtgtgagagagaggagaaacacacagaaaaaagagaaaatggaaagaaagagAGGTATATCTTTATGTGTCGGAAAAGCGTAAATGAAGGCGACACCGGTAATTCGGAGAGTCCACAGAAGACTTCGGAGGACGCTTTCGATAAGATTTCATGTGTGTGGAGAGATGTGAAAGCGCCAACCTTTGAAATCAACCGCCATTACCAACGGCCAAAACTGAATTCTATTAGAGAAATCAAAGTGATAAGCGCGTTTTTTCCCCCCTTAAATCCGGCTCTTCTTGTAAAAGCGTTTTTTGTTTTGGCGAGGGGGGAAGCTCTTATTATTACAACCATCTTTATTAATTCTTGCCCTTCTAAATTCTTACaaacttcatttttgtaagtctgaaaaaaaatagacctgttggaaaaaaaaaattagcaattcgATACTTAATCAGTAAACAGTTGTAGaaggataaatttaaataagttgaGAGAGTAATAAGGGTCTAAAGTAATAAGAGACTGATATCAACAAAGTGCTTTCGTGTTAATACTagtgcaaaattattttcaatcgAAGGGAGAAAGACTTGGTTTTACAGCCTTAGTTTCCCATCGGGTGAAGAAATATGACTGCTGGGACTCAAGTTGGTGGTTGTTGCAGATATGCTCTCTCGAATAGGAAAGTAATTGTCCAAAATGTTAAGGAGTTGTACTTGTTGAGGAATCCAACTCTCAACGAGGATGGGTTTTGAATTCCCAGAGTTGTTGGGATACGTgatccttcttcttcttcgcaCCTTGTCATAGCTCACGTGGCTATCTCTTATTGCCTTGTGGACGAATGATTCACCAGCATTTGTGGGAGTGGCCAACCTGGCAGCCTGGCGAGCATAAGGCCACTTCTCCCGATGGGCTGGCGGGCCTGTATCGCAGCCCACTTCTCATGAAAAGCCTCAAGCAAAACGTGGGTTGGGGGGCCGTCTTCTTGAACCTCAAGTATTCAAGGGTTTCTCGTTGGGCTTCATTCAAGTTGGGTCTCTTcttgaattgattttatttttgagcatcatatatatatatatataattaaattttatgtataattttaaaaaaaaattaaaaatatgagagggtctatatataaaaaaaattaaatgtatatagtttttaaaaatattatatgcatatgtTGTTTTTACACTCGCGCACACACATCCAAAACTCGAACAAGATACCGTCATAGAGAAATCTTGAGGGGACCCAATTTGTCAAGCTGAATCCACTCAAttaaccttttttttcttgaggAACTTTATGTgtaaattttcctttttgattTTAACTTCGCTTTCAGCTCATGTAGTGTATTGCTTGCTGTACTTTTTAACTCctttaatattcaatttttcatcagAGTTAAATGTACACATTATGAGAGATTCCCACCATATATGAAGTTacaaagtattaattaattatgcggAGCTtacaagttttaaaaataaaatacaaaaaaaattcttaactTATTTTCAGAATCTACCAAacttcttcaattttaattatattaattaaaaaattatcattatcaacTTCCTATAAATCCTATGATGTTATTTTATCGCAAGcttcaaaaattcatttccAAGATAAAATCTAGCATCCCTTGTGATGCTATGggattttctttaaataagtTAAGGTGAATATCGTTTTAGTTAAGTGAATTTTTTGTCTAGTaaacaatatcaaatttttgaaataaattataacaggTTCCCTTGAGATTactataattatgaaatactttattttttatttgaaaaattataaatactccttgaagttaatgataataaatatattttaggtatttatataactttaaaatacAATCAACAATCCGTTGTAGTCTAGATGGTTAGGATACTCGGCTCTCACCCGAGAGACCCGGGTTCGAGTCCCGGCAACGGAATTTTTCGCcctttcaagattttctttttttactttttttcccCAATCAAGCCTAGCCACGTGAGAGGCACGGGAGCCTCATCATTAGGGTTTTAACGTCACCGTCTGCTcttcaactctctctctctccctctatCTTTAGTCCACCTCTATATCAACTGTTCTACTTCTTCTTGTTGCAATAGTATCAGGGAAAGCCGGGAAAGTACAAAGGATCTACCACAAAACAAtggggaagaagaagaaatttattgataagaaaaaatccGCCACCTTCCAGCTCATGGCCCGCGACACCTCCGACCCCAATTACTCATCTGAGCCCTCCGGTGACCGGGTTTTTGTCCGTGTCGACAACAATGAGTACACGCCGGACTCATTCATGAACGACGGCGACCTGCCTGCGGACCCTGACTCGATTTTCGGCGATGCCCCCGAGGACTGTAACGATGAGGATGCAAATGGCGGGGTTGGAGGAGTGTCTAATAATAGAAGTCAAACGATGGCGTTGCCGGACCACATACGGAAGGAGATTCTGGAGCTAGGTTTTCCGGATGACGGGTACAATTATTTGACCCATTTGCGGGAGATTAAGAATACAGGTGGTGGTTCGGCGTATTATGATAATCCCAAGGCTAATTTTGATCAGCTTCCCCGGGATGTCAAGGTGTGATTGGGTGGATTTGTTGTTTTAGTTCAATTAcgatatttgaaattatgattcAAGCAAAATTTGCTTTCGGAGTTAACTACGATGTGCCTAGAGACAAGTGGAAGTATAGCATGTTAGTTTAATTTGTGTGTGAAGATTTGGGGTTTCAATATAGtggtatattttataacataGGTTCTTATTCTTATATTGGCACCAGtcaatcataataattttaaggtTGCTAGAAAATCTAGTTTTCACTCCCTGCAGTATCACTAATCtgtgaattttgtttatcttttagGCCTATGATGCTACAAGGGTTGACGTTTCCAAGTTAACTGATGCTTCTGAGGACAAATCTATCTACAGTGTGGCACAACAGTCTGTCGGTGTAAGATTACAGAAAGTAATGGATCCTGAAGTGGCTGCAATACTGGATGACAGTGATTCGTCAAAGTTTGGGTCCGATATCGAGGATTTGGAAGAGGACTTTGTTGTCAGAGCAAATCTTTTGGAAGGACCAGTTCATGAAGAAATTGACAAGAAATTGAGCTGTACAGCGGATTCAAGGGTTAACCAGTTACAAAATCTGGATTCAGGTCTTTCTAAAGCACCAGAGGATGGGGCTTCCGTGTCAGGCTTAGACAGTCATAAGCCTAGAGTTCGTCGTCCTCTAGATGAGCAATTTGACTTggtaatttgatttgattttgttttaatttttgtgtcaTGTATGCTCTCCTTGGCATTGTCGTAAAGACTATGCAGTCTCTCACAGAGAAGTTATTCAATGCAGCTTGAACTTCATGAATATGGTGCTGATAGTGAAGAAGAATATAATGGGTACATGGATGAGTATGAATGTCAAGAATCCCTTACAGAAAAGCTTAACCATGCTTTCAAGGACCATCCTTCAGATATCTTGCATCTTAACGGGGAAGGAGATGATAATGAGTCACCAGAATTAACTGCTGAAGTGATTCGCCGATGCAGGGAATATGCTGAAAAATACGAAAATGATGATCATGATGTAGAGGAAGTGTTGGTTGAAGAAAGTAGTGATGAATCAGAAGTGTGGGATTGCGAAACTATCATTTCTACTTATTCAACACTTGACAATCACCCTGGTAAAATTGGAGCTCCAGAAgcaaggaggaagaagaagctGGCTGAAGCACTATTGGGTACTTCAGCTAGCCCCAATCAAGTGATAACACTTAAAGGAAAAGAGAGACTTCCCGTAGACTTTTTGCCTCGTAGTAAAAGACATGGCGAAGAAAAGACCAAAGACGAGAACAATGTCAATGATAAGAGAACTGAGCTCCAGAAAAGGAAGCCGCGTGGTCAAGAGTCCaaggaggaaaagaaagaaaggaaggTACTACAAGAATTTATTGTGATCATATTTTCATGTTTCTGATAAGTACTACAACTATTTCCTTGACTGGATCATATTGCTGTTCCTTTTTCTTCACATACCACTTCTTAACCTTGTTTGACATTTCCAGTTCCCTTTATCAATGTCTGcatagttttcttttctagaaTACCATAGTTGTCAACTGGAACTATCCCTTTGCAGTCTGCTGTGAAATTAGAACGACGTGAGGCACGGCAAATGAAAAAAGAGATGAAAGGGCTTTACAAGTCTGAGGCCCACCGTGCTCAGAAGGTTGCAGCTTTTACTGGTCCATCATCTATTCATCTTATGTGACTGTGTCACACCTGTGCTCAAGTAAGTCTGTGTGGGTTATGTATGCCAATCTCCTTACTCGGATGTGCTTGTGTTTGATGGATCTTTTATTCATCTAATTTGTTTTGTGTTGAAGAATTTGGGAGTTAAAGGatttgaaattgatgaaaacaTATCCATTCACTTGTTGGAAAAGTTTGAGTTACTACAAATTTCGAGTTCTTTAGCACATGTTTTGACCTATTTTTCCTGTcagcattttggattttaagtTTGTATATATTGGAATCATTTGAAATACTTAGCTTCAGATtctttcatcaaattcagCTCTCTATTACTTGATTAGGTCATGGTCGAACTACTGGAAGTATATTTGTTTATGCTCTAATGTAGGGCAGCATCCAATTTACACAGCCATTTAGCcctaaaatatgatatgagcTTGTcgaattatattattattttggcatttattgtcattatatataaacaatggTGTCTGCAATTATGTATTTTCCACTTGTGTTCTCTTGCTTCTGgcttatttttatacttaccAACTGAAGGCAGGAAAGACGGAGGATCTTGTGGTTTGAGTGCTTCATATgcttgttaatatttaattatactctTTTGATGTAAGCTTGGCGTTCAGTTGCCCCTTAAGTAGCTATGATTAATATCTCTGAAACAAACCACATTGATGCAACTGTGAGGTTCATGAACCAAGTTACTGATGAATGCATTGGTCAGCTACTCTCAGCATCATAGGGAGATGGTTCTTTATATTATGAAACATAGAAATTAGTTGGGTGGTTGTTCTGCTGCATTCAGATAACTTGTCTATGGACGACAGATGAGGCTATCAGAGATCCGAAACTGATAAACTAATGTCATTAATAGTCAGGAATCCTGAGGCACACCTGTGTTCCTATAATGCCTGGTATTGGCAAAACTAAGCTTCCTAAAGAAATGAATGAACATCACATGCATCTTTATGAATGCTTGAGTTTTTTCTTGTCATGGCCCTTTAAGTTCTCTGTTCTATCTTACCTGAGTGAACTCTTTCATATACCTCCTTATATTGAGAATAACTTTTGACTATATTTTGTATTCTCTCCCTTCTATACTATTTACAAGTAAGATTTCACACACAATTCTTCTTATGATACCAGGATTCACCTGCATTTCTCCCTTATCAGTACAATCATGGATTTGCAGCATAAGTGGCTCCATGAGCAGATACTCAAGCTTGCAGATGTTCTGTAAGAGTAAATTTTGCAGAGGTTTATGGATATTGAGCTGCATCCCAGTTTtgatatatcttttatttaatggCTATTGTGATGTTTTTCTGGATTTTGATGAAGATTTTCAGTTAGCATATGTTGCTCTGTGTTATACAAAAGTTGTTTCTTGGAAGATGGAAAAGAGAAGATATACGAAATTGACTAGTTGCATGCTGGTATTTGTGTAGCATTGCCTGATGCTATATGTCTATTGTTTAGATTGCATAATTTGTTTGAGCAGCATAAGGTGTCTTATATGATTTTGGGTATTGTTGAGTTTATTGAACATTTTAAGCCTACTTAATTTGCCGCCCTGATGGACAATGCAAGTAATATGCCCCCCccctaaaaattcattttagatcTTTCATTGCTGATCGATGTTGTATCTCTTACTGCACCTTTTATACATACACATTATGTGTGTATAAAGTCCTGACAAGATGCAAAAATTCTCTGTAAATGGTTTCTTGCCTTTTGCAGGAAGCTTATATATCTAGGGTAAGAGAAAATTAAGAGAATATATAACATTAAGTACATGTTTATATATCAACCTAACTACACACTCAGCATTTCCACCTTTACAATAATAGAGAGAACGATAAGTAATCTGTTACAATGGTATCTAGTTCTTGGCATGCATTAATCAACAGCAAAGTAGATTCAGTATTAGCACTCTtgatagttttataatttatggtaTAAAGAGCACTAAACTAAGTTGAGTGGGCGAATGCATCTCTCTGTTTCTGGGAATTGTTACAACACGGTAAACGAGGATGACAGCAGCAGCAGATGCTCCTTGCATGAGGAATGGGAGCGCCACCGACTCCATCAAAGTAGGGTGCTGGATTAAATATTGGGTAATCCTCTTCCATTATAGGCTGAGCCACCATGTCGGGCTGCACCTCCACTGCCTCCGGCTGGAATTGGAGTGGTGGCTGTGATAATGAAGGTGGTGGAGCAGAGAATGACCTTCCTGCAACCACAAACATCATCACCAACAGAAGTATTACTGTCATTTGGACAGATTGAGACTCTGACTTTAGCATGACCGAATTTGTGTAATCCTCTTggcaattatatgtaataattttgggGGCATTtctacatctatatatatatgtgcagtTTTGAAACTGGTGGAAATGCGATACAAAGTTAGAGGTCTAGTTTCATGCTTGGTGTATGAGAGGATCATGATTGTGGTGTGTGTTGGGTACGAGAAAACAGCTCATGCCGTACGAGGGCAAATAACGGACTTTAAGATTCATACAGAGAGTGAAGTCACAACTTAAGAGTTAGGAATTAGGATTGACATCCTACGGAGCTCTACAACAGTCAATTTTAGTAACAGCCACATCACATGATAAAACATGGGAATTGCAAAATGCGCAGACAACATGTCTGCTAGATGTATTCTTATTTCACTTCATCCGATCAAgtcaaaaatttctttttcggGTAACAAATGCATGGTACATTTGTTCTTCAGAAACTGGACATTGGGCCTATGTAAGCAAACCAATTGCAAATAGGCATGTTAAAAGACTCCTCCCTCTCTGGGCTTCACAAAAGGAGGCCCATCAGAAAATGGGAGCTCTCCAATACTCTGACGGAGCAATTTGGCAAAAGAATAACCCAAAAGATGACAAAAAGGTAGAATTCGAACCCGTAACCATTCAAGACTGCAACAGATTTGTTTACCAAATCCCACTTCATTTTATACAACTTGAAAACCTATAGCAAGCAAGGGTGCAACCGTGCAAGTTTACTAAACCTACAGATGAGTAGTAtcaattaatacttttaattaatagtgaATGGCATGTAGCATACAGGGTccacatctctctctctctctatctctctgtGTATAGCATACAGTTGGTGTGGTGGTGTTGGAGCTGGACCAGCAATACGAAACGTATTTGGTTCAAGAGCTGCTGGTCCTGCTGGAACCATCACACGTAGTGATCAACACACTTCTAACTTCTACCTAAAATTACATACttgtactaatttattttaattggttGTTGGGATTTTGAACTAATCACTCTTTTTCTTTACTCTTTTCACGTAATCATACTCTCCTCTCTATTTACGTTTTAATTTTCTCCTATTGGTGGATTGGATGCATATAAATGCAACTTATACGCTTTACATACAAACATTATTGCACTCATCTTTTTAAAAGTAGAATTCCTTCATTTCTGCTAACTCCAAAGGGCCAGAGCAAAAgtcttgcatttttatttatttttttatttttttatatattatattgtcaaaaataaattcatatatacgGGACAAAATTGCAACCTGAATAtctatagaattaaaattacaatttttcccaTAGATATCACGAGCTAGCCCACCTCGGCATTAGTTAACAAATATCAAGTTGGTCCTgcctataatatttaaaaaacaagaaaatattcccTCCTTTTCTTGCAAGCGTGAACTGTTGCAGTTGTATGTAGGTGGGGACAAAAGTGAAATCCAAGAAATCTGTGTCCCTCCTCACCCTTCCCACTCTCTCAATTTTTTGATGTTTCCTATCATGTTTGTTAGTTACTTAACTGATGCCTATGTGCTAGCTCTTTTGTTCTTCATTCCACTGCTGTACAATTTGCTTATAAATTGGTGAACTCCAACTGTGCAGAAACATCAGGAGTGCTAGCTTGTCCGAATTCATTCAAGTTATCAATGGAGACAGCAGTGCCAAGAATGAGGTTTCTTTTGATGGTTCTGTTCTTTGGTTTTATGGTAGTTAGATT
The window above is part of the Sesamum indicum cultivar Zhongzhi No. 13 linkage group LG7, S_indicum_v1.0, whole genome shotgun sequence genome. Proteins encoded here:
- the LOC105166078 gene encoding kinesin-like protein KIN-7G; translated protein: MGGSIIGFGEDLVDWDGQDSSAQEEKIFVAVRVRPLNERELGKNDVSDWECINSTTIVFKNSLAERSLVPTAHTFDRVFGTEASTGQVYEEAAKKIALSVLSGMNSTIFAYGQTSSGKTYTMTGITEYTVADIYDYIHKHSEREFVLKFSAMEIYNEAVRDLLWPDGGPLRLLDDPERGTVVDKLTEVTLRDFDHLRELLSVCEAQRQIGETTLNEMSSRSHQILRLTVDSEAREYLGRDNSSVLTATVNFVDLAGSERASQTLSAGTRLKEGCHINRSLLTLGTVIRKLSKGRNGHIPYRDSKLTRILQNSLGGNARTAIICTMSPAHSHVEQSRNTLLFASCAKQVSTNAQVNLVMSEKALVKQLQRELARLENELRNLRSASASSSSSALKEKELLIEKMSKEIRELKHQRDLAQSRVENMLRAGENPASKSWVDMSNHEKGSWGDEYPTSDASEMTDPLRSDAVSRGSHLSDRYEGVISSRIEDNFPENNEEQFLSSDTSPRLYIDKYFGPDPCKGWEKMAEETSKNFEDNCKDVQCIEIDFTKRNVVSSEPSSEKGDDHVSGQSPCLSDNNSPGPGANVERCNSCSAILTTVTKSPSSDEAKEFENTLENEADNQEKLSDPEPVSNNENLYTEETQPSVEADLMNKGDCLDKQQEAPLEEHKEVIETEPDPEPEPEPEPEPEQEPEPEPVKLVEYDLDMKKEREPDDAKQTTDGGSDKTQDTEQSASDWQTEFQRQKKEIIELWDACHTPLVHRTYFFLLFKGDPSDAVYLEVELRRLQFLKNTLHGGAVLKDDQSFKQAASVKALNREREMLSKRMLKKYSVKEREALFEKWGIDIKSKQRRVQLCRQLWTDPTDMDHINESATIVAKLVGFKEPGQAPKEMFGLSFSPRPADVKSFSWRHSLHSMM
- the LOC105166079 gene encoding protein LTV1 homolog, with product MGKKKKFIDKKKSATFQLMARDTSDPNYSSEPSGDRVFVRVDNNEYTPDSFMNDGDLPADPDSIFGDAPEDCNDEDANGGVGGVSNNRSQTMALPDHIRKEILELGFPDDGYNYLTHLREIKNTGGGSAYYDNPKANFDQLPRDVKAYDATRVDVSKLTDASEDKSIYSVAQQSVGVRLQKVMDPEVAAILDDSDSSKFGSDIEDLEEDFVVRANLLEGPVHEEIDKKLSCTADSRVNQLQNLDSGLSKAPEDGASVSGLDSHKPRVRRPLDEQFDLLELHEYGADSEEEYNGYMDEYECQESLTEKLNHAFKDHPSDILHLNGEGDDNESPELTAEVIRRCREYAEKYENDDHDVEEVLVEESSDESEVWDCETIISTYSTLDNHPGKIGAPEARRKKKLAEALLGTSASPNQVITLKGKERLPVDFLPRSKRHGEEKTKDENNVNDKRTELQKRKPRGQESKEEKKERKSAVKLERREARQMKKEMKGLYKSEAHRAQKVAAFTGPSSIHLM